A window of the Yersinia rochesterensis genome harbors these coding sequences:
- a CDS encoding DUF3820 family protein: MEKENLVEIANTRMPFGKYQGRVLIDLPEEYLLWFARKGEFPQGKLGMLMEMTLAIKIEGLDSLVKPLKRG, translated from the coding sequence GTGGAAAAAGAAAATTTAGTTGAGATCGCCAATACCCGTATGCCTTTCGGTAAATATCAGGGCCGGGTATTGATCGATCTTCCGGAGGAGTATCTGCTTTGGTTTGCGCGCAAAGGTGAGTTTCCTCAAGGCAAGCTGGGTATGCTGATGGAGATGACTCTGGCCATCAAGATTGAAGGGCTGGATAGTTTAGTTAAACCACTTAAACGCGGCTAA
- a CDS encoding FlxA-like family protein, with protein sequence MSTTISAASISVSSSSSSDNSSAAQIKSINQEIQKLTEKLSTLTDSDLTADELKKQQHQIQNQIAALQAEIARIQAKEAEKTKEGDNNTVSAPAGDGVNRPSVQNQIDVYI encoded by the coding sequence ATGTCGACCACAATATCTGCAGCATCAATCTCTGTGAGCAGTAGTAGCTCGTCAGACAACAGTAGCGCGGCACAGATTAAATCCATTAATCAAGAGATCCAAAAACTGACCGAAAAGTTAAGTACCTTAACAGACTCGGATTTAACTGCTGATGAGTTAAAAAAACAGCAACACCAAATTCAGAATCAAATTGCTGCACTACAAGCTGAAATTGCGCGTATTCAAGCCAAAGAAGCGGAGAAAACCAAAGAAGGGGACAACAATACTGTCAGCGCACCGGCCGGTGATGGCGTCAACCGCCCTTCGGTACAGAACCAGATTGACGTTTATATTTAA